AAAACATCTGAGACATCATATCTTGTTAAATGTATTGCTGGTAGCACCATATGTGAAGGCCTTTGCCCAGCGAGCTGAATTATCCATTCTCCAAGGTCTGTTTCATTAACTTCAATGCCGTGTTCCTTGAGATATTTATTTAAATGAATTTCTTCTGTTGCCATTGATTTAGATTTAACAATGCTTTTTACATTATTTTTCTTTGCAAGTTCAATAATGTAGTTTCTTACCTCATCAGGACTTTTTGTATAAAAAACCTTTGCTCCATTTTCTGTTGCTGAATTAATAAAAGTTTGAATAAGTTCATCAAGGTGCTCAGCTACATAGGATTTAATTGATGCAATCTTTTCTCTTAATTCTTCAAAATTAAGTCCTTCATAGGCTTTCTGCCTGCTTACAGCATAGGCTTCCGAAAATCTTGTTAATGCTCCAGAAAGATTGGCATTCTGTAAAGCTTTTTTAATTTCTTCTCTAATCATCTATAGCCTCCTAAAAATCATCCACACAAAGAATAATAACCCTTTCTGGTCCGTGAACTCCGATTGTAAGAACTCTTTCTATATCAGCTGTTCGGCTTGGTCCACTTATTATTGTCATATATGGAATCTTTTTTATATCTACCTGTTTCATTACTGATTCTATATCAGGTAAAATTTTTTTTATGGGAAGAATTGCTATATGAATTTCTGGTAAAATGGAGCAAAGTCTTTTAAAAATTATTTCAGCTATTTCAACAAGACTTCCAGTTTCGGCAATGCCGAAATCAACTTGATTTATACCTATTTTGGCTGAAGAGGCAGAATTAAGGTCTATATTAAACTCAATCTGGGGCAACTCTTTTTGCAGTGCGTCTTTATCTATTCCTTCAAGAAAGATTGAATCACACCATACAACCTCTTTAGAAATAGCTTTGGAAGTATTTTGTTTAATAAAATCCTTTATAAATTCAAGTGCCTCTGCTTTACTGTTAAAAAAGTGTACTTCTGCATTTATTGCTTCTGCCTTTTGTTTAAATTTTTCAAACATTTTCTTTCTCCTCAGCTTTATAAGATTGTGCCAATAAACTTACAGTATGTGTAACATTACATTGTCCGTCAAATCTGTGCATGCTTTCAAAAATCTCCATCATGCAGGCGGGACAGCCTGTGCAAACAGTATCTGCTCCTGTTGCTTTTATGTCTTCAGCCTTTGCCTTTGCTATTTTAATAGAGGTATCTGCATGAGTTAGGTGATAGCTTCCACCACTACCACAGCAGGCATCGGGTTTTTTCATTTCTATGAGAGTAAGTCCAGGAATCATTTTAAGAAGTTGTCTTGGCTCATTAAATACCTTCATGGATTTTTTAAGATGACAGGAATCATGATATGTAACCTTAAGCTCAACTTTTCCCTTTGGTGGCTCAAGATTAATAACTTTTAAAAGAAATGTGGATATATCATAAACTCTTTCAGCCCATTTTTTTGCCTTTTCTACATGCTCTGTTCCCTCAAGAATTAGGGGATATTCATGTTTTAAGGCGCTTCCACAGGAACCACAAACAGTGACTATGTATTGAGCATTGGTTTGTTCAAAGATATCAATGTTTTTTCTTGCAAGTTCTCTTGCTGTATCAATATCTCCATGAACCATTACAGGCATTCCACAGCAGTTCTGTTTTTTAGGAGTTATAACTGAGACATTATTTTTATTTAATACATAGAGTAAGTCATCGCCAACTTCTGGATATAGATAATTGACAGAACAACCTGTAAAGAATATTACAGTAGCTTGAGAAGATTTAGCCTCTACAGTCTCATTTACTCTATCTCTAAAGCTTTCCCGAGAAAGTTCCGGCAGAATAAATTGTTCATCAAATCTTGGACTTATTCCTTTGAGAAATCTTTTTGGTGTTCTTATTTTCTCTCCTTCTTCCCTAAGAAATAGTCCTTGCATTGTTGCGAAGGCTTTCATCCCCTTGTCAAAAAGTTCTGGATTCTTTAGAAGTCCGAAGAGGGCTTTTTTAACAAATGGAATGCCCTTTTTCTTTGCTATTGCAGCTCTCAGTCCAAGAATAATTCTATCATAGCGAACTCCGGAAGGGCATGCGAGCATACAGGATTTACAGACAAGACAGTTAAAAATAAGTTTTACAAGAGTTTCATCATCTATATTAATTTCATCAGATAAAACAGCTTCTCCCAAAGCAATTTTACCTCTTGCAACAGAGGATTCCTTTTTTTCTACATTGTAGATAGGGCATGCAGACATGCAGTTTCCGCATTTCATGCATCTAATTAATTCCTTTTTTAAAGTTTCCACATCATCAAATACTGTTTTTGAAATCACTGTTGCCAACTTAATCCTCCATAGGAACAAGTTTGCCAGGGTTTAAAATATTGTCAGGGTCAAGAGCCTGCTTTATCCTTCTCATTGTTTCCACTCCTGCACGTCCGATTTCATTTTTCAGATATTTTAACTTTGCCACACCTATGCCATGCTCTCCTGAAAGAGTTCCTCCTAAGGAAAGAGCTGAATCAAATATTTCATCTACTGCTTTATGAACTTTTTCCATTTCTTCTTTATCCATTGGATCAATTAACAGGGTTGGATGAAGATTACCATCTCCTGCATGTCCAAATGTTCCAATCATGAGATTATATTTTTTAGCTATGTTTTGGATGGCAATCA
The Thermodesulfovibrio yellowstonii DSM 11347 DNA segment above includes these coding regions:
- a CDS encoding LutC/YkgG family protein gives rise to the protein MFEKFKQKAEAINAEVHFFNSKAEALEFIKDFIKQNTSKAISKEVVWCDSIFLEGIDKDALQKELPQIEFNIDLNSASSAKIGINQVDFGIAETGSLVEIAEIIFKRLCSILPEIHIAILPIKKILPDIESVMKQVDIKKIPYMTIISGPSRTADIERVLTIGVHGPERVIILCVDDF
- a CDS encoding (Fe-S)-binding protein, yielding MISKTVFDDVETLKKELIRCMKCGNCMSACPIYNVEKKESSVARGKIALGEAVLSDEINIDDETLVKLIFNCLVCKSCMLACPSGVRYDRIILGLRAAIAKKKGIPFVKKALFGLLKNPELFDKGMKAFATMQGLFLREEGEKIRTPKRFLKGISPRFDEQFILPELSRESFRDRVNETVEAKSSQATVIFFTGCSVNYLYPEVGDDLLYVLNKNNVSVITPKKQNCCGMPVMVHGDIDTARELARKNIDIFEQTNAQYIVTVCGSCGSALKHEYPLILEGTEHVEKAKKWAERVYDISTFLLKVINLEPPKGKVELKVTYHDSCHLKKSMKVFNEPRQLLKMIPGLTLIEMKKPDACCGSGGSYHLTHADTSIKIAKAKAEDIKATGADTVCTGCPACMMEIFESMHRFDGQCNVTHTVSLLAQSYKAEEKENV